The Gasterosteus aculeatus chromosome 8, fGasAcu3.hap1.1, whole genome shotgun sequence genome has a window encoding:
- the pigc gene encoding phosphatidylinositol N-acetylglucosaminyltransferase subunit C, translating into MGPDGAPGPAVPWRKVLWERQPYPDNYVDQRFLEELRRNEGLRQYRYWAVVREAGFVGEQLSCVAIFITLWLYMEQSLLSPETLLWTSLVCALLGYGLHRALSAPAGCEPRTRLADLQSAAIFLSFTFGFSPVLKTLTESVSTDTVYAMAAVMLLAHLVTFPYARPAPPGSLSLNAALFASVCLASRLPGALHTFAMLSCALLLFALWPCLLQRLRGSAPPGQFTAVCAGVCVVGVAGLGSRCPGGAALLALALGSVTLLCPLLLVKLQRHKDNIHGPWDEAEIHEELGHLA; encoded by the exons ATGGGACCAGATGGGGCCCCGGGTCCAGCTGTGCCGTGGCGGAAGGTTCTGTGGGAGCGCCAGCCGTACCCCGACAACTACGTGGACCAGCGGTTCCTGGAGGAGCTGCGGAGGAACGAGGGCCTCCGTCAGTACCGATACTGGGCCGTGGTGAGGGAGGCGGGCTTCGTCGGGGAGCAGCTGTCGTGCGTGGCCATCTTCATCACGCTCTGGCTCTACATGGAGCAG AGTCTGCTGTCCCCGGAGACGCTGCTGTGGACCAGCCTCGTCTGCGCCCTGCTGGGTTACGGCCTCCACCGCGCCCTGTCGGCCCCGGCGGGCTGCGAGCCCCGGACCCGACTGGCGGACCTGCAGAGCGCCgccatcttcctctccttcaccttCGGCTTCTCCCCGGTGCTGAAGACGCTGACGGAGTCGGTGAGCACGGACACGGTGTACGCCATGGCGGCCGTGATGCTGCTGGCCCACCTCGTGACGTTCCCCTACGCTcggcccgccccccccggcAGCCTCTCCCTGAACGCCGCGCTGTTTGCCTCGGTGTGTCTGGCCTCCCGGCTGCCCGGCGCCCTGCACACCTTCGCCATGCTCAGCTGCGCCCTGCTGCTGTTCGCCCTGTGGCCCTGCCTGCTGCAGAGGCTGAGGGGCAGCGCCCCCCCGGGACAGTTCACCGCCGTGTGCGCAGGGGTGTGCGTGGTGGGGGTGGCCGGTCTGGGGTCGCGGTGCCCCGGGGGGGCCGCGCTGCTGGCCCTGGCCCTGGGGAGCGTCACGCTACTCTGCCCGCTGCTGCTGGTCAAACTGCAGAGGCACAAGGACAACATCCACGGGCCGTGGGACGAGGCGGAGATCCACGAGGAGCTGGGACACCTCGCCTGA